ATAAAAACCGGGGATGCGCTGAAGACAAGGCTTGTTCTGGAGCAGATTGAGCATGTCGATGAAAAGACAAAGAAAACGCTGATCTATCTTCTTTCCAGGGCCGAGTTGGATTTTTCAATCCCCCTCTTTCTCTACCTGTTGACTGAAAAGGTGGAGGTTGCCGATGAAATGCCCATTATCCGGGAAACTTTTCTCAGCCAACTTCTGGCCTATCCGGAAAAGCTGCTCGAATTTCTGGCTTCTCCGGATATAGGGGATAAGACTGAGCTGATCAAGGTGGTGGGGGAACTCAAGTTCGAAGAGGCGACTCCGATCCTTCTGGACATGGTTGCGGAATCGGAAGATGAGGCCCAGATCCTGCTGATTATAGAGACGTTGGGTCAGATCGGTGATCCCGAGGCCATCAACACACTGACCGACTATCTCTATGCCGCCAACCGTGAACTGATAATGGCGGCTGTGCAGTCTCTCGGCCAGGTGGGAACCCCTACGGCCATGCACCGGCTGGCTGAACGGATGGGAACGGACAATGAGATAGATTTTCTGATTCTCTCCATCTTTTCTGAAGTGCAGGACCAGATTTCTCTTGAAAAGCTCAATGACACCATCCGCTCCAAATATGCCCATATGCGGACCTATGCCAAGCAGAAACTGGTGGAGATCGGACCGAAATCAGTGCCGTACCTGATAGAGAATCTGCTCCACGATGACCCGGATTTTCTCATTCATACCTTGAATGTGCTGGGGGAAATCGCCGATGAGTCCGCCATTGTTCCCATAAGAAAACTGCTCTCCAATGAACCGAAGAGCGCCAATGTGCGTTTTGCCGCCTACGAGGCCCTGGCACTTCTTCCTCTCAAGAAAGGTGCCTATACCCTGACTGCTGGTTTAACGGATGTGGAGGACCATGTCTGTGTGGCGGCGGCCAGGGCCATTGACCGGAATTTTTCACCGATCCTCGGGGCGGGTATTAAAAACCTGTTGCGGGGACCGGAAGAGGAGGCCCGGCATATAGCAAAAATCATTGTCAATGCCCAGGTGGACAATGTCTTTATGAACCTGGCAGACGACGAGATCTTTCAGGAACTGGCGCTGATTTATCTGCCCCATACCCATAAGGATATCCGGGAGCATTACCACAAGCTGCTGCTGGATGCCGGGAAAAATGAATTCGCCAGAAAACTGGTGGGTGAAGATGAGGCCGGAGTCAGGCCGAAGGTCGTGGCTGTTGATGATTCCAGGATGATCCTCAATATTTACAAGGCCACCCTCCATGAACTGGGGTACGATCCCATTCTTTTCGAGTTTCCGGCATCAGCCCTGGAATGGCTGGAGACGGAAAAACCATTGATGGTGCTGACCGATCTGAACATGCCGGCAATTACCGGAGTACAGCTGACTGAAAAGATCAGGGAAAAATACTCTGCGAAGCTCCTGCCGATTATTATGGTAACTACCCAGAATGAGGCGCAGGATAATGAGGCCGCTTACGCGGCTGGAGTCAATTCCATCCTCCACAAGCCATTCAATGCCAAGACTCTCGGTGCGGCTATGGAAGATGCATTGAAGCAATAAGGTTCTTCATTGTATTGAAATGGGCTCCCACTGTTTTCGGCCTGTGGGAGTCCGAGCCGAGAACCAGCGGTATTTTCCTGGAAACTGCCATTTCCAGAATCGTGCGGGCAGGAAACTGTTCTCCCCTGATGGTCATCCCGGATGTATTCAGTTCCAGGGCCATGCCCTGTTCCTTCACCCTGTCAAGCAGGTGTTCTATTCTGTCCATCTGGTTGTGGGTGGGGTGGATATCAGGCAGGAACCTCATTGCAGCGTCCAGGTGGCAGAGTATTGTGCCGGGCAGGGTTTGAACTGCTTCAAGAAGAGATTCGAAATAGAGAGTCAGGATTTCTTCTCTTTCGTACAGGGCCATCTTTTCAACACTCTCTTTCTTGCGACTGAACAGATTCAGGTGTTCTTTACTGTCTTTCATTTTCACGAAATGACAGGAAATGCCGATTTCGGCCCACTGGCGGCTCTTTAGACGTGAGAGCAGCTGTTGCGCGGCGGCGGGGTTATACCCGCATTCCACTCCCAAGCCGATTTCAATTCGTCCCCTGTATTTTTCCTGCAGTCGTCTGCCTTCCTTGAAAAAGAGGTCAAAATCGTCTTCAGACAGCCAGGTGCAATGCGCAGCGCTGATCTCCTCTTCCATGTGTTCGAGAAAGACCAGGCCGTCGAGGTTCTGCTCGATGGCCGCCAGGACATACTCTTCCATCTCTCCGGTCGCGTGGCCGCAAAAAGAAGTGTGAACATGACGATCAGTTTTATAATCCAGTGGGAGTTTCTTCTCAGGATGGTTTGTTGTCATGAAGGGTTTTCAGGCATTGCCCCTGGGGAAAAAATGGAGAACACCGTCAATTTCAGAAGTGTCACAGACATGGCCGAGCTCCATTTCCAGATCAAGATATTCCTCTATACCTTCAATCTTCAGTGAAAGAGCAGGGCCATCCGGCAGATGATAGACAACGGTACTGACGGATGAGAGGTCTATGGGAGGAGAAAACAATTTCATGCAGTGTAATCCTTCATGGTGGGTTCACCATCAATATATCTTTTATTTCCTGTTCAGTATCAATGGACAGAAGCAGGGTACTCCGAAATGATATGACATATACGCATTATTGATCAAAACTGCAAGAAAATAAAGGGTATCCTTCTACGGCCGCACGAAGAGTAGGAAAAATGGGAAAAATACATTTATCAGAAAGCACGATTTTCAGATAAAGCCATGGTCGAACCGTTGGGTGGCGGGTACTGTTTTAAATTGTTTACACTTTGAGCAGGGAAGTTTAATATACACAGCTTGTGGGGAAATGGTGGACCCTTCCATGTAATCCATAATGGAGAACTTGAAATGCAGGGTGCCCGGGTGGGTACCGACATTTTTTATATATTTGACAAGGTGATGGAATGACAGAGAAGAAAAGTGCAAAGGAGAAGACTATTTTCGGCAAGGAAAAGAACCCCTCCTCGATTGAACCCAAGAAACTGAGCCTGGACAGCTACTTGAAATTCCGCTGTCATCCGGGTGTAAAATGCTTTACGGCATGTTGCGGCGGCATCAAGATCGTGCTGACCCCTTACGACATCCTGAAACTGACACAACGGCTCGAAATTCCGGCCCATGAATTTCTGCAGAAATATACCCAGCCGACCTATCTGGAAAAAACCGATATGCCCGGAGTAATGATTAAACTGCGGGAAGATGATAATAAATGTCCCTTTGTCACTCCGGACGGTTGCACGGTCTATTCGGACAGGCCCACCGCCTGCAGATATTATCCTGTGGGAATGGCTGACTTTCATGAAGGCGGCAGTCGGGACAGTGACGGCAACGAAAATACATCAGCTGAAGAGAAATTTTTCTTCATTGTCCGTGAGGACCATTGCAAGGGTTTTGAAGAGGATAAAGAATGGACCATACGGGAGTGGCGTGCCGACCAGGGCGTTGATGTTCGTGATGAAATGAACAAGGAGTGGCTGCGGTTGGTGATGCGGCGAAAATCTTTCGGTATCCAGGCGAGTCTCTCGGAGCAGGCAAAGCGCATGTTCTTTATGGCCTCAACCGACCTTGCAACTTTCAGGAAGTTTATTTTCGAGAGCACCTTCCTTGAAATTTATGAACTGGACGAAGAGACCCTCAAAAAAATTAAGGAAGATGACGTGGAACTCATGCTCTTTTCCTTTAAATATCTGGCTGCAACGCTTTTCGGCGCCAAGGGGTTGAAGATGCGCCCTGAAAAAGTAAAAGAGAAGGTGGAGCAGATGAAGAAACGCCAGGATGAGGCTGTAATACAGTCTGTAAAGGAATACGAAGAGCTGAAGACAGAAATAAAAAAGGCTAAGGCTGATACCGGAGTAGTTGAAAAGAAGTAACCCGTATTTCATACCGTTTGAACACGGAAGACGGCAAAGAAAAAGGCCGGGTGGTTGTGAAACCATCCGGCCTTTTTCTGTTTTACCTCACAGTTCTATCCCGCGTTTTTCAACCGGGGCTATCCCGTGGGCTATTCTTCTTCCTTTTCAGGTTCCAGGGCAGCAGCCAGGCTCTTGATAAATCTCCAGCTCTTGGTCACGTCCTTCTGGGATTCGGCCATCAGCTCATCTGCCTTCTTGGGATTAACCCGCTTGAGGAGACGATAACGGTTTTCACCGAGTGCGTATTCCTCAAAACTGATGGTGGGTTCCTTGGAATCAATGATCAACGGGTTTTTGCCCTGGGCTTCCAGGTCAGGATTGTACCTGTACAGGGTCCAGTGACCACAGGCAACCGCCTTCTTCTGCTGCTCAAGTCCCAGTGCCATATTGATACCGTGGTTGATGCAGTGGGCGTAGGCGATAATCAGGGACGGTCCGTCATAGGCTTCAGCCTCGGCGATGGCCTTGATGGCCTGGGCCGGATTGGCGCCGATACTGATCTGTGCCACGTAGACATTGCCGTAGGTGGCAAAGATCATACCCATGTTTTTCTTGGGCATTTTCTTGCCGCTGGAGGCAAACTGAGCGGTTGCCGCCCGCGGGGTGGACTTGGACATCTGGCCGCCGGTATTGGAATACACCTCGGTGTCGAGAACAAGAATATTGACATTTTCACCGGAGGCGAGGACGTGGTCAACACCACCATAACCGATATCATAGGCCCATCCGTCACCACCAAAGGCCCATACCGATTTCTTCACCAGGTAGTCGGCGAGATAGATGAGGCGCTTGGCGCGGATATCCGCGGTTTTTTCCAGGATTGCTTTCAGCTCTGCAACACGGGCACGCTGTGCTTCGATATCCACCTGGGTAACCTGCTCTGCCTCAAGAATGGCTTTCGCAGTATCTTCTGCAACCAGACCAGCTTCAACAACACTGTTTAACAGTTCATCCGCCTGCAGTGTCAGTTTGTTGACGGTGGTACGCATTCCTGCACTGAATTCTGCGCCATCCTCAAAAAGAGAATTAGCCCAGGTGGGCCCACGGCCGTCTTCCCGTTTACAGTAGGGGGTGGTGGGCAGGTTGCCACCGTAGATGGAGGAACAGCCTGTGGCATTACCGATATACATTCTGTCACCAAACAGTTGGGAGACAAGCTTGATATAAGGGGTCTCACCACAACCGGCACAGGCGCCTGAGAACTCGAACAGGGGCCGTTTCAGCTGACTGCCTTTCACCGTGGCGACATTGATATCAGCCGGATTAATCTCGGGCAGGGAGAGGAAATAGTCCACATTGGCGGACTGAACTTCCTTCAGTTCCTCGCTGTTGGGGATCATCTCCAGGGCCTTGGTTTTGGCCGGGCAGACACTGACGCAAAGGGTGCAGCCACAGCAGTCTTCGGAAAAGATTTGCAGGGCAAATTTTTGTCCTTTAAAGGCTTTTCCGACGGCATCTTTTGACAAAAAGCTTTCGGGCGCGTCCTTTAACTCGGGAACAATCTTGATTCTGTTTGCAGCATGGGGACAGACCAGGGCGCACTGTCCACACTGGATACAGTTATCAGGAATCCATCTTGGAACGGAAACAGCGATATTACGTTTTTCGTACTGGGTTGTTCCCGTGGGCCAGGTACCATCCGCCGGTATCTGGGAAACCTTGAGTTCCGTACCTTTTCCTTCAATGATCTTCGCCGTGACTTCCTTGACGAAATCCGTTGCGGTCTCGGGAACGGCCGGTGGAATTTCATGGCCGTCAACCTTGTCTCCGAGGGGAACTTCGACGATATTTTTAACGGCACCGTCAACGGCGTCGTAGTTCATCTGGACAACCTTGTCGCCTTTCTTGCCGTAGGTTTTCTTGATGGCGTCCTTGATGGCCTTGATGGCCTCTTCTTCGGTGAGAATGCCGGAGATCAGGAAAAACGCGGTCTGCATGATCATGTTGATCCGGGCACCGAGCCCGAGGGCCAGGCCGAGAGAGATGGCATCAATAATATAGAACTTGGCCTTCTTGGCAATCAGATCCTGCTGAACCTTCTTGGGCAGATGTTCCCACACCGTATCCTTGTCATAACTTGTGGTGAGCAGGAAGGTGCCGCCCTCTTCCAGGTTGCAGAGCATGTCAACCATGTCAAGGAAGGTGAAGTTATGGCAGGCGATGAAATTGGCCTTGTTGATCAGGTAGGGTGCAACCACCGGGTTCTTGCCGAAACGGAGATGACTGGTGGTAATGGAACCTGATTTCTTGGAGTCGTATACAAAATATCCCTGGGCGGAGTTATCGGTTTCGGTTCCGATAATCTTGATGGTGTTTTTGTTCGCTCCGACAGTACCGTCTGAGCCGAGGCCGTAGAACATGGCCCGGTAGACATCGTCGCCCTCGATATTATAGGAAGGATCGTAGTCGAGGCTGGAGAAGGTCACGTCATCATTCGGTCCCACGCAGAACTTGTGCTTGGGAGCCATGGCTGTCATGTTATCGAATACGGCCTTGACCATGGCCGGTGTGAATTCGGCGGAACCCAGTCCATAGCGTCCGGCGAGAATAATCGGCGGATAGATGGAGCTGTTGGTTTCGATGGCCTCACCAACCGCCGCGCGAACGTCGAGGTAGAGT
The DNA window shown above is from Desulfomarina profundi and carries:
- a CDS encoding YkgJ family cysteine cluster protein yields the protein MTEKKSAKEKTIFGKEKNPSSIEPKKLSLDSYLKFRCHPGVKCFTACCGGIKIVLTPYDILKLTQRLEIPAHEFLQKYTQPTYLEKTDMPGVMIKLREDDNKCPFVTPDGCTVYSDRPTACRYYPVGMADFHEGGSRDSDGNENTSAEEKFFFIVREDHCKGFEEDKEWTIREWRADQGVDVRDEMNKEWLRLVMRRKSFGIQASLSEQAKRMFFMASTDLATFRKFIFESTFLEIYELDEETLKKIKEDDVELMLFSFKYLAATLFGAKGLKMRPEKVKEKVEQMKKRQDEAVIQSVKEYEELKTEIKKAKADTGVVEKK
- a CDS encoding HEAT repeat domain-containing protein, which produces MVDLNPQHMIDEVKDNIKTGDALKTRLVLEQIEHVDEKTKKTLIYLLSRAELDFSIPLFLYLLTEKVEVADEMPIIRETFLSQLLAYPEKLLEFLASPDIGDKTELIKVVGELKFEEATPILLDMVAESEDEAQILLIIETLGQIGDPEAINTLTDYLYAANRELIMAAVQSLGQVGTPTAMHRLAERMGTDNEIDFLILSIFSEVQDQISLEKLNDTIRSKYAHMRTYAKQKLVEIGPKSVPYLIENLLHDDPDFLIHTLNVLGEIADESAIVPIRKLLSNEPKSANVRFAAYEALALLPLKKGAYTLTAGLTDVEDHVCVAAARAIDRNFSPILGAGIKNLLRGPEEEARHIAKIIVNAQVDNVFMNLADDEIFQELALIYLPHTHKDIREHYHKLLLDAGKNEFARKLVGEDEAGVRPKVVAVDDSRMILNIYKATLHELGYDPILFEFPASALEWLETEKPLMVLTDLNMPAITGVQLTEKIREKYSAKLLPIIMVTTQNEAQDNEAAYAAGVNSILHKPFNAKTLGAAMEDALKQ
- the nifJ gene encoding pyruvate:ferredoxin (flavodoxin) oxidoreductase: MSRKMVTIDGNQACTHVAYATSEVITLYPITPSTPLAAEADQKSAALQKNIWGTTPVVNQMQSEAGVAGSIHGSLTTGALCTTFTASQGLLLMIPNMYKIAGELTPTVFHVTARAIACQGLSIFGDHSDIYSARQTGWGMLCSQNVQEAMDMALISTQATLASRIPFVHFFDGFRTSHEIQKIEELTQDDMREMIDEELVFEHRKRALSPDNPVIRGTAQNPDVYFTGRETVNKYYNAVPSIVQETMNKFASITGRQYHLFDYHGAPDAENVVVMMASGCETVAATIDHLVAQGEKVGMVIVRLYRPFDCKAMVNALPSTVERITVLDRTKEPGASGDPLYLDVRAAVGEAIETNSSIYPPIILAGRYGLGSAEFTPAMVKAVFDNMTAMAPKHKFCVGPNDDVTFSSLDYDPSYNIEGDDVYRAMFYGLGSDGTVGANKNTIKIIGTETDNSAQGYFVYDSKKSGSITTSHLRFGKNPVVAPYLINKANFIACHNFTFLDMVDMLCNLEEGGTFLLTTSYDKDTVWEHLPKKVQQDLIAKKAKFYIIDAISLGLALGLGARINMIMQTAFFLISGILTEEEAIKAIKDAIKKTYGKKGDKVVQMNYDAVDGAVKNIVEVPLGDKVDGHEIPPAVPETATDFVKEVTAKIIEGKGTELKVSQIPADGTWPTGTTQYEKRNIAVSVPRWIPDNCIQCGQCALVCPHAANRIKIVPELKDAPESFLSKDAVGKAFKGQKFALQIFSEDCCGCTLCVSVCPAKTKALEMIPNSEELKEVQSANVDYFLSLPEINPADINVATVKGSQLKRPLFEFSGACAGCGETPYIKLVSQLFGDRMYIGNATGCSSIYGGNLPTTPYCKREDGRGPTWANSLFEDGAEFSAGMRTTVNKLTLQADELLNSVVEAGLVAEDTAKAILEAEQVTQVDIEAQRARVAELKAILEKTADIRAKRLIYLADYLVKKSVWAFGGDGWAYDIGYGGVDHVLASGENVNILVLDTEVYSNTGGQMSKSTPRAATAQFASSGKKMPKKNMGMIFATYGNVYVAQISIGANPAQAIKAIAEAEAYDGPSLIIAYAHCINHGINMALGLEQQKKAVACGHWTLYRYNPDLEAQGKNPLIIDSKEPTISFEEYALGENRYRLLKRVNPKKADELMAESQKDVTKSWRFIKSLAAALEPEKEEE
- a CDS encoding histidinol-phosphatase codes for the protein MTTNHPEKKLPLDYKTDRHVHTSFCGHATGEMEEYVLAAIEQNLDGLVFLEHMEEEISAAHCTWLSEDDFDLFFKEGRRLQEKYRGRIEIGLGVECGYNPAAAQQLLSRLKSRQWAEIGISCHFVKMKDSKEHLNLFSRKKESVEKMALYEREEILTLYFESLLEAVQTLPGTILCHLDAAMRFLPDIHPTHNQMDRIEHLLDRVKEQGMALELNTSGMTIRGEQFPARTILEMAVSRKIPLVLGSDSHRPKTVGAHFNTMKNLIASMHLP